In one Actinomyces trachealis genomic region, the following are encoded:
- a CDS encoding glycoside hydrolase family 13 protein has product MNPARPWWQDAVVYQVYPRSFADADGNGTGDLRGLTSRVPYLQALGVDAVWLSPFYPSALADGGYDVDDHRGVDPRIGSLADFDQMVAALHEAGIRVLVDLVPNHTSDRHQWFRAALAGGPDAPERALYHFREGRGEHGQEPPNDWRSLFGGPLWQRVDDRDEAGRPLTGPGTGRSYQWYLHIFAPEQPDLNWEHPQVRADLLRTLRFWCDRGVDGFRVDVALGMVKDLSQLGRPWSEIGYWPLPADGTHPLFDRDAVHGLLASWRELLESYEPPRFAVAEAGVQPSRRAAYARSLGQAFNFQMQDADWTAESYAWAVDAGLEDLARCGSTTWVLGCHDVFRVATRYGFDPSAQLEAAAVAAIAAVAGPDQAHDAVDGSVPAGRSLVLSRQWVLAGGGAGTGDAGVAGLAGGVVPVQDAAAGRRRARAAALVVMALPGSLYVYQGDELGLPEVPDIPEERLQDPIARCNRAVEKGRDGCRVPLPWTRGGSSCGFGPDGGAEPHLPQPQGWGGFSVEAQEDDPDSVLSLYRQGLRLRRGLWVGAGELSWLRRDGRALGFARGSLQCWVAFGEPLELPVGEVLLASELVVDGVLPADATAWLRV; this is encoded by the coding sequence ATGAATCCCGCACGCCCCTGGTGGCAGGATGCCGTCGTCTACCAGGTCTACCCTCGCTCCTTCGCGGACGCTGACGGCAACGGCACCGGTGACCTGCGCGGCCTGACCAGCCGCGTGCCCTACCTGCAGGCCCTGGGCGTCGACGCCGTGTGGCTGTCCCCCTTCTACCCCTCCGCCCTGGCAGACGGCGGCTACGACGTCGACGACCACCGTGGTGTGGACCCCCGTATCGGCAGCCTGGCGGACTTCGACCAGATGGTTGCCGCCCTACACGAGGCAGGGATCCGCGTGCTCGTGGACCTGGTGCCCAACCACACCTCCGACCGGCACCAGTGGTTTCGCGCCGCCCTGGCTGGGGGACCGGATGCCCCCGAGCGGGCCCTCTACCACTTCCGTGAGGGCCGGGGGGAGCACGGCCAGGAGCCCCCGAATGACTGGCGGTCGCTGTTCGGCGGCCCCCTCTGGCAGCGGGTGGATGACCGGGACGAGGCTGGGCGGCCCCTGACCGGCCCGGGCACCGGTCGCTCCTATCAGTGGTACCTGCACATCTTTGCCCCCGAGCAGCCCGACCTGAACTGGGAGCACCCGCAGGTGCGCGCCGACCTGCTGCGCACCCTGCGTTTCTGGTGCGACCGGGGCGTGGACGGCTTCCGGGTGGACGTGGCCTTGGGCATGGTCAAGGACCTGAGTCAGCTGGGGCGGCCCTGGTCCGAGATCGGCTACTGGCCCCTGCCCGCCGATGGCACCCACCCCCTGTTTGACCGCGACGCGGTACACGGGCTCCTGGCCTCCTGGCGGGAGCTGCTGGAGTCCTACGAGCCGCCGCGCTTCGCCGTGGCCGAGGCGGGCGTGCAGCCCTCCCGGCGGGCGGCCTACGCGCGCAGCCTGGGGCAGGCCTTCAACTTCCAGATGCAGGACGCCGACTGGACTGCCGAGTCTTATGCCTGGGCGGTAGATGCGGGCCTGGAGGACCTGGCCCGGTGCGGCTCCACCACCTGGGTGCTGGGCTGCCACGACGTGTTCCGGGTGGCCACCCGGTACGGCTTCGACCCCTCCGCCCAGCTGGAGGCGGCGGCAGTAGCGGCGATAGCGGCGGTGGCCGGGCCGGACCAGGCCCATGACGCCGTGGACGGGTCCGTGCCCGCGGGGCGGTCCCTGGTGCTCAGCCGCCAGTGGGTGCTGGCTGGGGGCGGGGCCGGGACTGGGGATGCTGGGGTAGCTGGGCTGGCTGGTGGTGTCGTCCCTGTTCAGGACGCGGCGGCGGGACGCAGGCGGGCGCGGGCCGCGGCCCTGGTGGTGATGGCCTTGCCGGGTTCCCTGTACGTCTACCAGGGTGACGAGCTGGGCTTGCCGGAGGTGCCCGACATTCCTGAGGAGCGGCTGCAGGACCCGATCGCCAGGTGCAACCGGGCCGTGGAGAAGGGCCGTGACGGCTGTCGGGTGCCCTTGCCGTGGACGCGAGGCGGCAGCTCATGCGGTTTTGGTCCCGACGGCGGGGCGGAGCCGCACTTGCCGCAGCCGCAGGGGTGGGGCGGGTTCTCGGTGGAGGCCCAGGAGGATGACCCGGATTCGGTGCTGAGCCTGTACCGGCAGGGCCTGCGTCTGCGGCGTGGGCTGTGGGTGGGGGCGGGGGAGCTGTCCTGGCTGCGGCGGGACGGGCGGGCGCTCGGTTTCGCGCGTGGCAGTCTGCAGTGCTGGGTGGCTTTTGGGGAGCCGCTGGAACTGCCTGTCGGCGAGGTGCTGCTGGCTAGTGAGCTGGTGGTCGACGGCGTGCTGCCTGCTGATGCCACGGCCTGGCTGCGCGTCTGA